GTGACGCCGGGCGTCCCAGCCAAGGTTGTCACTACGCCTGATGGTGTCACCTTTCGAATCGTATGGTGATAGGTGTCCGGCACGTAGAGGGTTCCGTCGGCGCCCACAGCGGCGCTCCATGGTTGGAGGAACAGCGCCGCCCTTCCAGCGCCGTCCGCGCTGCCCGACATTTGGGGATTGCCAACAAAATTGGTGAAAGAGTAAAGGACGCTCTGGCCGGGGGCCAGGGCTTGCAGGCCCAGTGCGCAAGTCCAAGCAACGATTGCGCTATGCGAGACCGACCTGCTCATCCAAGATCCTAAACGCATCATAAACGCGCACGCTCAGGGATGCCCATTGCTGCCGGCGCACAGCCACACCCAGGCAACGTCCACATTGTTCGCCTGCCGGATGTTCCAAAGCCAATTCCTGGTAACGGGCGCCAGGGTCCGAGCGTCCACCCATTTATGGAGCTCGACGTGGCCGTCCCCGAACGAGAACGCCCCGGCGCCATTGTGACGCGCCGCCGGAAGCTCCCACCACGCATCGTCCACGCCGGGAAGATTAGTCCCAGCGCAGGGGGGGCAAGGGGCAAGAAATTCTGCGCCCCCGGTTGGGCCTGAGAGGCTGTCCTCATGCACATCAACGAAAACGAACGTCTGGGCTGGCGCGCCATGCCCTTCAAAGGCTGACAATTTTAAGTAACGGTACAGGGGGTGGGGTTGAGGTTCCCAGTCGGGAGCGTTGGCCCCGAGGTACCAACCCAGGTGATCGTTCATTTGGTAACTGCGCACCCGGGAGTATTGTTGGCCGGCAATGGTTGCATAGCTTTTGTCGCCCGGGCACTTATAGATGTGTGCCGATTGTGCGTAGGGCCCGATGCTGCCACCCATCGTTGCGGTCTGCGTTCCACTCACGGTGACCCCTTGCCCAACCAGCAGCTGGGTGTTCGTGTTATCAAGCCATTCCACGGCGTAGGTCATGAAGCCGTTTACCCAATTTGGGCCTTGACCCTCGTCCATGCAGTTCGGCGGGATCGTGTCAGAGTGATCGAGCGCATAAAGATGCCAGGCGATTTGGAGCTGGCCCAGATTGTTGAGGCAAACCACAGCCGCGGCTTGGCTCTTGGCGCGGGTTAACGAGGGCAAAAGCAAGGCTGACAGAATCGCGATAATGGCTATTACCACCAGCAGTTCGATGAGCGTGAAGGCCAATCCCCGGCCTGGCCGCTCATGAACATCGATGCATGAAGCACTCATGCCGCTACTGGAGCAGGATCGCGCCGATGTCTGTTTGTGTCGAGGCGCCGGCCTAATCTGCCGACTCCGCCTGATCAATACCTGAGATGTCCGCGGCGTGATAATTTCACCTGGATCATATACGCGTGGGCGGCTCCGCTGTGGTAACCCCAGCCCACAACCGTTCCGTCCGAAGAAATTCCATCGGTGTTTTCCAAGGTCCAGTTTGCCTTGTCCGTGCTCGATAAATAGTTGGCCAAAGGTTGCAGGGTTGTGCCCAGGGCGGGAACGTAAATATGATTGTCACCGGTCACCACCTGGCCGCGCCCATTAATGGCTGCGAAGGTAGGAGATGGAGTTCCCAGGTCTTGGAAGCCCGTGTTCCATGCGCTGAGCTGGTTTTTGAGGAAGACGTGGCTCTTGCCATCGGTATCTATCGAGGTGCCGACGATCTGGCCAATCCCGTTGATGGCGTAAGCAACGCTGTTGCCGGTCGCATTTCCGATCGTCCCCAGATCGGTAAGAGAGGATGCGGGCTCCACTACGACAAAGGCGTGATGTGGGCCGGCTGAGGTGTCTGCTTGCCCGACGATGTAGCCGACATCATTGATGCCGTAGGCGTAGCTCGTATATCCCCCGAGGGTCCCCAGATCCTGATAGGAATGCGACGAATCCAGCCAGTACAGCGCATGCCAATAGCCAGATGATACAATGCCGTATCCCACAATTTTCCCACTCGCGTTAACGCCATAAGCGTAGAAGTCTCCGAGGCCGGACCATGGTAATTCATGCATTCCTGCGCTTTTGGTCCACACCCATCCCAATTGTGAGCCGCCAGCGTTTTGCTGGTAACCCACAACCGTGTTGCCGATGTTAATCCCGAGGCCCGTTGTGGTGACATCGTTGTCAATAATGTGGCCCAAGTCCGTCATAGTGCCCGTCGATGGATTATAGAGGAAAGCGTCGCCCCATCCGCGCTCAAAGCTGGGGAGCTGAATGTCGGCTGTCCATTGGGAAGCGTGAATTCCCACTCCTCGCCGACGCCCGGGTCGTATGCATAGACTCGCGAATTGGCGGGGGATGACATGTCGTCGGTGCCGAAGAAGACCCAACCGTCAGAAGGCCGAATGGCAGGAGAGGTGTGTACCGCCCCATGATCGGTGCCAGGAAGGGCATATTTTAAGGACAATTCGCCACACCAGCCGCAGGATGAGGCCAGAAGAAAAAGGAGGGAACTGGCAATTGAAGCTGACATTGCCGGTTGCGGGTACCCCCCCCGGTGGGGAACATCAGGTCTGGTTGTGGGTCGGAGACGATTGGTTTTCATTGGCAGGGCCTTTATTTGTCAACCGGGCCACAGGCCGCTCGGCGGCTTGGGGTTTAAGTGGATTAAATGTTTTGGAGTTGGTTTTTATGCCTGCTCTCGGAAGGGAGATACGTCCTTGCAAACCTGTAATTCGAAGCAAGATCGCGTAACCCGGCCTCAAGCGAGCGAGCGCCAAAATAAACTGAACGCAAAAACTTCACAATGGGGTGTAATCCTACCAACAAGGGACGAGTTGGATTCACCTCAGCACCGGGTTTTGCTGGAGCCAGACATCAATCCGGGGCGCCTCCCAGTTGTATGGCTTGTCCAGAATGTCCATTCTGCCATCGCCGTTGAGATCGGCGACTCGCGCTTCGTGGAATCCGATGCCCGTCGCAAAAACTGTTGTCCGAAAGTGGCCCTGGCCGTCGCCGTAAAAAATCCATGCGGTTGCGCGCGGATTATCGGGCTGGCGGGCCGACTCGGTCCATTTGGCCATCTCTGCCGCAAAAATATCGAGGTTGCCGTCACCGTCGATATCGGCGACCTGGAGGCTGTGGCCATGGATGACATCGCGGTCGATTAAGTCGTGGCCGACCCAATCCTTCGAATGCTCGGGGTTGCTGACGCATTCGTACCAACGCAGCGGCCCCACCCCATCGCCGGGCGAGATGACGACCTGGGGATATTTCCCCGGCTTGAATTTACCTGCAGCCACGCGCCCACCCATCACACCGATCTGGATAGCGTCGAATTTCTTTCCGCCACGATGTTTGAACCACAAGTTGCCCGCCAGCAGGTCCACCTTGCCGTCACCGTCGATGTCGCAAGCGGCCATCCCCTCGGGGTACTTGAAAGCCGAATTGTGCGCCTCGCCGGCTTCGCCGGAGAAAATCTCGGTGAGTTCCCAGGA
The sequence above is drawn from the Verrucomicrobiia bacterium genome and encodes:
- a CDS encoding type II secretion system protein, coding for MSASCIDVHERPGRGLAFTLIELLVVIAIIAILSALLLPSLTRAKSQAAAVVCLNNLGQLQIAWHLYALDHSDTIPPNCMDEGQGPNWVNGFMTYAVEWLDNTNTQLLVGQGVTVSGTQTATMGGSIGPYAQSAHIYKCPGDKSYATIAGQQYSRVRSYQMNDHLGWYLGANAPDWEPQPHPLYRYLKLSAFEGHGAPAQTFVFVDVHEDSLSGPTGGAEFLAPCPPCAGTNLPGVDDAWWELPAARHNGAGAFSFGDGHVELHKWVDARTLAPVTRNWLWNIRQANNVDVAWVWLCAGSNGHP
- a CDS encoding VCBS repeat-containing protein: MRLALIILASLAALTCGAAEPRWQHLSTATGDLPLPGPSTQQTGALVADLDKDGTNDFVVSFRQVAPALVWYRRTGRGWDRYVIEPQFLTVEAGGAVYDIDGDGDLDIVFGGDWQSDEVWWWENPYPNFDPKVPWKRHVIKKGGATQHHDQVFGDFLGAGKPQLAFWNQGAKKIFLAEIPQDPRHAQSWELTEIFSGEAGEAHNSAFKYPEGMAACDIDGDGKVDLLAGNLWFKHRGGKKFDAIQIGVMGGRVAAGKFKPGKYPQVVISPGDGVGPLRWYECVSNPEHSKDWVGHDLIDRDVIHGHSLQVADIDGDGNLDIFAAEMAKWTESARQPDNPRATAWIFYGDGQGHFRTTVFATGIGFHEARVADLNGDGRMDILDKPYNWEAPRIDVWLQQNPVLR